From a single Rhinolophus ferrumequinum isolate MPI-CBG mRhiFer1 chromosome 15, mRhiFer1_v1.p, whole genome shotgun sequence genomic region:
- the LOC117034967 gene encoding free fatty acid receptor 3, which translates to MDTGLNKSDFSGNHWLFFSVYLFTFLVGLPLNLVALVIFISKLLRRPVAVDILLLNLTLSDLLLLFFLPFRMVEAASGMHWTLPFIFCPFSRFLFFTTIYLTSLFLAAVSIERFLSVAYPLWYKTRPRLVQAGLVSGACWLLAGAHCSVVYVTELSRNSSYSEDTCYLEFQEHQLTVLLPVRLELAVVLFGVPLLITSYCYSHLIYLLSKGASRHRRKRVTGLVAATLFNFLVFFGPYNVSHVVGYIQGQSPRWRSYVLLLSTLNSCVDPLVYYFSSSGFQAEFQGLLQKLTGARGPWRQEGSVEVQEKSGGEGQLQELSDLGNR; encoded by the coding sequence ATGGACACAGGCCTGAACAAGTCCGACTTCTCCGGCAATCACTGGCTCTTCTTCTCCGTGTACCTCTTCACCTTCCTGGTGGGGCTCCCCCTCAACCTGGTGGCTCTGGTGATCTTCATAAGCAAGCTGCTGCGCCGCCCGGTGGCCGTGGACATACTTTTGCTGAACCTGACCCTCTCGGACCTGCTACTGCTGTTCTTCCTGCCATTCCGCATGGTGGAGGCGGCCAGTGGCATGCACTGGACCCTGCCCTTCATCTTCTGCCCCTTCTCCAGATTCCTCTTCTTCACCACCATCTATCTCACTTCCCTTTTCCTGGCAGCTGTGAGCATCGAACGCTTCCTGAGCGTGGCCTACCCACTGTGGTACAAGACCCGGCCAAGGCTGGTGCAGGCTGGCCTGGTCAGCGGAGCCTGCTGGCTCCTGGCCGGTGCACACTGCAGCGTGGTCTACGTCACTGAACTCTCAAGGAACTCCTCCTACAGCGAGGATACCTGCTACCTGGAATTCCAGGAGCACCAGCTGACTGTTCTCTTGCCTGTCCGGCTGGAGCTAGCTGTGGTGCTTTTTGGGGTGCCTCTGCTCATCACCAGCTACTGCTACAGCCACCTAATATACTTGCTCAGTAAGGGAGCCAGCCGTCATCGGCGGAAGAGAGTGACAGGGCTCGTAGCAGCCACGCTGTTCAACTTCCTCGTCTTCTTTGGGCCCTACAACGTGTCCCATGTTGTGGGCTACATTCAGGGTCAAAGCCCGAGGTGGAGAAGTTACGTGCTGCTCCTCAGTACCCTGAATTCCTGTGTTGACCCCCTGGTCTACTATTTCTCATCATCTGGGTTCCAAGCTGAATTTCAGGGGCTGCTGCAGAAGCTGACTGGGGCCCGAGGCCCTTGGAGGCAGGAGGGCAGTGTGGAAGTACAGGAGAAGAGTGGAGGCGAGGGGCAGCTTCAGGAGCTGTCTGACCTAGGGAACAGGTAG